Proteins from one Bradyrhizobium roseum genomic window:
- a CDS encoding YciI family protein, which yields MRFMYIVTSSQPTRGPTPALMEAMGKLADREIKAGRMIDSGGLMPVSAGAQVRIADGKLSVVDGPFVETKEMIGGYAIFELRDKEEAVAAAREFMQLHLDHMPGWDGTCEVRAFATPGVDGACEVDVRAHA from the coding sequence ATGCGCTTCATGTATATCGTTACCTCGTCCCAGCCCACGCGCGGCCCGACGCCGGCGCTGATGGAGGCGATGGGCAAGCTGGCCGACCGGGAAATCAAGGCCGGCCGCATGATCGACAGCGGTGGTTTGATGCCGGTCTCGGCGGGAGCGCAGGTCCGCATCGCCGACGGCAAGCTCAGCGTGGTCGACGGCCCGTTCGTCGAGACCAAGGAGATGATCGGCGGCTACGCAATCTTCGAGCTTCGCGACAAGGAAGAGGCGGTCGCGGCGGCGCGGGAGTTCATGCAGCTGCACCTCGATCACATGCCGGGCTGGGACGGCACCTGCGAGGTCCGCGCCTTCGCGACGCCGGGCGTCGATGGCGCCTGCGAGGTCGACGTGCGTGCGCATGCCTGA
- a CDS encoding PAS-domain containing protein: MKLSWNGIRQRIDAMTVRTKLYVLAASFVFLIGLMVLVAIHSERKQRAFQELLNASLTASRNIERANGLIYAAVMESRGVYMSPDRDSARRYGQALLQRLDDLADVVNEWRLVVRGDDARQFASFKLRIEQFIEFRKELVRRGSTMGPAAGRAWGDNEENRAVRTALNQDLESLSAIYALRTLEIRRIAATNLQASYLMIGLGVFFVGLAGALIVLFRRAILDPILDIANTTNRIAKGKIKLVVPHAKRSDEIGGLARAVEAFQDSAFRVIELERHEQEMEQANEAMARERSLLEEQVTTGKWQLDAAVRNMPQGVIMLDRTAKVLVVNEQYRQLYGVPARIAKPGSTLREILDHRVASGAFSGDLEEYLASVMKRISARKPTVADVELADGRVIRVSERPMDGGGWVATHEDYTAQHRAERTLERTERFLMALLENVPEAVVAKDAKTLQYVFVNRATEKLFGIGRGQIIGKTPRELFPETTGELLERFDREMLDGTSGDTQTVHTIETPTNQSRRIAVRRLPIAMEGRPSQFLLSIIEDCTKIEREAA; this comes from the coding sequence ATGAAATTAAGCTGGAACGGCATTCGACAGCGAATAGACGCCATGACGGTCAGGACCAAGCTCTACGTTCTGGCCGCGAGCTTTGTGTTCCTGATCGGTCTGATGGTTTTGGTGGCGATCCATTCAGAGCGCAAGCAGCGCGCATTTCAGGAGTTGCTGAACGCCTCGCTGACGGCAAGCCGCAACATCGAGCGCGCCAACGGCCTTATCTACGCCGCCGTCATGGAGTCCCGCGGCGTCTACATGTCGCCGGACCGGGATTCAGCAAGACGATACGGACAGGCACTTCTGCAACGGCTGGACGATCTTGCGGACGTCGTCAACGAATGGAGGCTCGTTGTAAGGGGCGACGACGCGCGGCAGTTCGCATCTTTCAAGTTGCGAATTGAGCAGTTTATCGAGTTTCGAAAGGAACTGGTGCGTCGAGGCTCGACGATGGGGCCGGCAGCGGGCCGGGCGTGGGGCGACAATGAAGAGAATCGCGCCGTCCGTACGGCGCTTAACCAGGATCTTGAATCGCTATCCGCCATTTACGCGCTGCGTACCCTCGAAATAAGGCGGATCGCAGCGACCAATCTGCAGGCTTCCTATTTAATGATAGGTTTGGGAGTTTTTTTCGTCGGCCTCGCCGGCGCACTGATCGTGCTGTTTCGGCGAGCCATCCTGGATCCGATATTGGATATCGCGAACACGACCAACCGTATTGCGAAGGGAAAGATCAAGCTTGTCGTTCCTCATGCCAAACGCAGCGACGAAATCGGCGGGCTGGCACGCGCTGTCGAGGCGTTTCAGGATAGCGCGTTTCGCGTGATCGAACTCGAGCGCCATGAGCAGGAAATGGAGCAGGCAAACGAGGCGATGGCGCGCGAACGGTCTCTGCTCGAAGAGCAGGTCACTACAGGAAAATGGCAGCTGGATGCGGCGGTCAGGAATATGCCGCAGGGGGTGATCATGCTCGACCGGACGGCCAAGGTCCTGGTGGTCAACGAGCAGTACCGCCAGCTCTATGGCGTCCCGGCGCGCATTGCGAAGCCCGGATCCACGCTGCGGGAAATCCTCGATCATCGAGTTGCTTCCGGCGCGTTCTCAGGTGATCTCGAAGAGTATCTCGCCTCCGTCATGAAGCGGATAAGCGCCCGCAAGCCTACGGTCGCAGACGTTGAACTCGCCGACGGTCGCGTCATCCGGGTCTCGGAACGCCCAATGGACGGTGGCGGCTGGGTTGCCACGCACGAGGACTATACGGCTCAGCACCGTGCAGAACGCACGCTCGAACGCACCGAGCGCTTCTTGATGGCTTTGCTGGAAAACGTTCCGGAAGCGGTGGTGGCGAAGGACGCCAAAACTCTGCAATACGTTTTCGTCAACCGCGCCACCGAAAAGCTTTTCGGCATAGGCCGGGGCCAGATCATCGGGAAGACGCCTCGCGAATTGTTTCCGGAGACAACCGGAGAATTGCTGGAACGTTTCGATCGCGAAATGCTGGACGGCACTAGCGGGGATACCCAAACGGTTCATACCATCGAAACACCAACAAACCAAAGTCGCAGGATTGCAGTCCGTCGCCTGCCTATTGCCATGGAGGGGCGGCCATCGCAGTTTCTGCTGAGCATTATTGAGGACTGCACAAAAATCGAGCGGGAGGCCGCCTGA
- a CDS encoding type II toxin-antitoxin system HicA family toxin, whose translation MNHHHRKVLHALFAHPISANTDFKQVIHVLEELGAEIDNKSGNRIGVKLNGNSVALTHAHHDLPKEEVMQVRKFLESCGVKPEQYPL comes from the coding sequence ATGAACCATCACCACCGCAAGGTCCTGCATGCGCTGTTCGCCCATCCGATCAGCGCCAATACCGATTTCAAGCAGGTCATTCACGTGCTGGAGGAGCTCGGCGCCGAAATCGACAATAAGTCCGGCAACCGGATCGGCGTCAAGCTGAACGGAAATTCCGTCGCGTTGACGCATGCGCATCATGACCTGCCGAAAGAGGAAGTGATGCAGGTGCGAAAATTCCTGGAGAGCTGCGGCGTCAAGCCGGAACAATATCCGCTCTGA